Part of the Polaribacter sp. Hel1_33_78 genome is shown below.
GGAACGAAACTTTTAAGTTTTATCATTCTAATAAATTCCCAAATACATAAAAAACCACACAAAATTATTAAGGCTATATAAGAATTTTCAGAATATAAAATCGCCGAAAAAAATATTAAAACAAAGATAATTCCGGAAAGAGTCCTTTTTAAAAGGTTGCGCATATTATAAGTCTTCTAATAAGAGCAAATATAAGTTTTTTGAGCTACTGTTTCCATAGTTTAAAAAATTATCATCATTTTTATTGATAATATAATTCTTTACTGCAGAAATGTTTGTTGGTAAACTTTTAGTGGCATTAGTTTTAATACCTGTTAAGGCTTGACCTGTATTTTTAACTAACTGACTTGTTGTTGCGTAAACAATAAATTGATCTGGATATTCTTTTAATTTTTTACCTCCTAATTGATTTGATGAAAATAAAATATCTCCATTATCCGCAATCAAATGCTCGCAAGAAGTGAAAATTGGAGTATCTTCTTTGAAATTTTTTAATGCCTTAGCATCCTGATTTTTAAGAAATGAAAACAAATTTTCATCTAATAAACAAACTTCTTTCCAACTATTTTCTGTGAGTATTTTCTTGAAGTTTTCTAAAACTTCTTGCTTTTTTTCACAATATAAAAACTTACCACCTTTTTTCGTGAAATTGTGCACAAATAAATCATCAAGAGATAAATTTACTTCTTGTTTGTGTATTTCTTCATCTTCCCTTATGGGAATATTAAAAAGTTTCTTAAAAAAATTCATTTATAAAATTATTCTCCAGAGATTTTATCTACTGTCGTTGTCTTTACTTCTTCTTCGGTTATCACTTCTTCAATTTCCTCGTCAAAAGGTCTTTTACCAAAAATTTCTTGTAAATCATCCTTAAAAATAACTTCCTTTTCTAATAACAATTCTGCTAATATAGTTAGCTTTTCTTTATTCTTATCTAAAAGTTCTATCGCCCTTACATATTGAGCTTCAATCATTTTAGAAATTTCTTTATCAATTTTAC
Proteins encoded:
- a CDS encoding LUD domain-containing protein, which encodes MNFFKKLFNIPIREDEEIHKQEVNLSLDDLFVHNFTKKGGKFLYCEKKQEVLENFKKILTENSWKEVCLLDENLFSFLKNQDAKALKNFKEDTPIFTSCEHLIADNGDILFSSNQLGGKKLKEYPDQFIVYATTSQLVKNTGQALTGIKTNATKSLPTNISAVKNYIINKNDDNFLNYGNSSSKNLYLLLLEDL